The DNA sequence AGCAAAACATGACAGAGATATAATATAAAACCATTCAGAACAAAGGCATAATATTAGAGAGAAATTAATTTATATGCATAATTTATTCATATATtgcaatttaaaaatattatgtgtacactaaaatttttaaaatatttttttagtttaactTAACACAATTTTTAAAACCAGTCAGaataatactattttttatagTTATCAAAATTCAATAGATCAAACTATTAGTTTATTGATTCAATTTATGAGTTATTAGTTGAACCGATCAAATTAATCctatatgaataaaaatataaaataattaaaaatctaaaattaaaatttagaatatatatttttactgTATTTTAAATAcaatcaaatattaaattttaaaaataactaatacaaaaataaacataaaattaattagtattattatagTATCTTAATTTTAACAATTTGTACTACGTGGACCGATTCTGGTGGGTTTTATTCCTTATACAATTCCATGAACAAACCCAACTGCCTGAACTTCCTATTTATTAGGAACCGGCTAACAACTATGctattcttttcattttgatGGTGTAATTTTTTTCGGGCATGCATTATATTTTGTTTTGTATATTATTATCAGGgcaatttatataaataaattgtttGTCTTTTAAATTTATGCAATTACATTCTTTTAAATATGAAGACACAAAtacattattttatatatctatAGAAACTACTACTGCCAATAGTAATTTACGTAAACACATAATCCGCTATAGTCAGCCGCGGATTATATACAAATGGGGGAACAGAGAAATCGCTAGAGGCTGTCGCGATTTCTGTGTATTGATGCTTGGCCATAAACCGCTATTGGCAGTAGCGGTTTATGTGTATAGGGACACGTGCGTAAACCACTGGAGGCTATAGCGGTTTACATAGAGAGTGAATGCCCATATAAACCGTAGAAGGCAGCCGCGGATTACTTATTTGGAGTCATTTTAAAGTtgtttagagagagaaaattctagagagaggtcAGAGCAAGTTGAGAGCGGGTCCGAGGTATCTGAGTGCCGACCTCCAGCTGGATATCATGGCAGACGAACAGAGCTTGTACCGACTGAACGGTGTTGCCCATATTGCCGGTGCTATTGGTGACGAGGtcagttatatattttttttagtgttaGCATTTGTTAATTAGAAAATTGGTATGTAAGGGAGAGGAACTAGAATTTATAGTTTTAATCCTTATAGTTTGAAATTAGACTTTGCATGTTAGGATGTAGAATGTAGTAGAGCTGTACATACGAATCGGTTTAGGTAACAATTTTTGTTTCCTTAATTTCCAACTATGATTAATTAACTGAATTTATTTCCCTTTAATCAATCTGATTCCTTGTGTTATTGGTTTTCTTTtggaattcttattatttttatgagtcccttttttattatttatccgTTTTTTAGTTAACAGAGAACCCGACCATGTGTGATTGGGCAAACAGGATGGAGTATGAGAGGTGGACACAGCACAAGGATGGGAGGAGATGATATGGTCATATGACAACCAACATATCTGAGTGCGTGAACTCTATTTTGAATGGCACAATAAATCTACCGGTGACATCCTTGGTGAAGTCAACCTATCTACGGCTAGCTGAGTTGTTTGTTATCTAGGGGCAGACGGCAGAGGCACAGTTAGGGTCCGGCACTGGTTTTTCTAGGCACTTGTTAAGGCCATTGAGCGAAACTTGAGGAATTCGAGGTGCTTCACGGTGACCGTGTTCGGcaggcatcaagttgagtataCTGTGGCAGAGACTACCCCCACAGAAAAATTCTTGTTTGGTAGCTACTGGGTTTCCCTAAGGGATCGCACCTGCGATTGTGGATACTTCCAGGCACTGCACTATCCCTGTTGCCATGCCATTCCATGCTGTGCGCAGTTACGACTAGATTGGGCCACCTACGTCGATGAAGTCTACAGCATGTCTGAGGTATTCAAGGTCTACCAGATATCCTTTGCACCTTGTATTCTAGAGGGGCTTTGGCCCCCATATAACCGTCTGACTGTCATCCTCGACCCGAACATGAGACGGGCAAGAGAAGGACGACCACGGTCCACCCGCATCCACAACAACATAGACGTAGCTGACACTAGTCGATCGAAGCGGTATGGCCTATGCAGGCAGCCCGGTCACACCCGAAGGGGTTGCCCTCAGCGAGGTTCTACTAGCGGCATATAGGTTTAGATAGTTTAGTGACTTTGTATTAGGTTATGTGCCAGTTTAATTGTTATCAGTTTAGTATTGGTCCTTATTATCATGTAATACTTTCCTTTAATTCAAGTAGTTCATTATCACTTTGCTATTTTGTATTAATGTACTCAGAACTAAATCAATTCAACGAATCAAGGAAAATCGACTTCCATTATACAAATTTTCATATAGTCATCAATATAAATATATCATTAGCTATATACTAGTAGATGAAGATCCCATATAACAGTCATCCATAATATGTAAACATAAATTCACTAACAAGTAGATAAATCACATatgcaaaataaaaatacaacacAACAGACTAATCATCACCATCATTCTGGGCGACGGCATCAAAAGGACCAAGCAGATGAGATCCTGTCCCACGTCGACGAGGACGCCTGACTTTAGTCGGTTGGGCCGCCTTCTGTGCAACGTCATCAACCGGACGGTCTAACCTAAATGCAGACTGGGGCGTCTCTCCCATGGTAAACCAAGTATCCAACGGGCTACCTACAGGCTCGTTAAGGTCCAAATTGTACTGTCCCTAGTAGTCAGGTgcaaattaaaaagaaaaaattggaaaaactaaaaaacggacaaataataaaaaaagggaCTCATATGAGCATAAACAAtaagaatttcaaaaaaaaacaataacaCAAGGAATAAGATTGATTAAAGGAAATAAATTCAGTTAATTAATCATAGTTGGAaattaaagaaacaaaaatCGCTACCCAAACCGATTCGTATGTACAGCTCTACTACATTCTACATCCTAACATGCAAAgtctaatttcaaattataaGGATTAAACTATAAATTCTAGTTTCTCTACCTTACATACCATTTTTCTAATTAACAAATGCTAatgctaaaaaaaataaaatataactgaCCTTGTCATCAATGGAACCGGCAATATGGGCAACACCGTTCAATCGGTACAAGCTCTGTTCGTCTGCCGTAATATCCAGCTGGAGGCAAGGTAGAGAAAATCGAGATTTTACGTGAAATcaaaaaagtaaattaagtACGTAAAACGTAAAATCTTAATAAGATTTAAATCGTAAAATCGTCAGACCTAGTATAAATTTCATAAAATCGATTGACTCATTTAAAATCGTAATATCGGAAGATTTTAAGAGTTAAATCGAGATTCTAGCTACTATGGCTGGAGGTCAGCACTCAGATACCTCGGACCCGCTCTCAACTTGCTCTgacctctctctagaattttctctctctaaacaACCTCAAAATGACTCCAAATGAGTAATCTGCGGCTGCCTTCAATGGTTTATATAGGCATTCACTCTCCACACAAACTGCTATAGCCTCCAGTGGTTTACGCACGTGTCCCTATACACATAAACCGCTACTGCCAGTAGCAGTTTGATGGTGGAAAAATcgtcggtaaagaatttcacaaaaataatcgtgtt is a window from the Arachis stenosperma cultivar V10309 chromosome 3, arast.V10309.gnm1.PFL2, whole genome shotgun sequence genome containing:
- the LOC130965496 gene encoding uncharacterized protein LOC130965496 — protein: MADEQSLYRLNGVAHIAGAIGDEALVKAIERNLRNSRCFTVTVFGRHQVEYTVAETTPTEKFLFGSYWVSLRDRTCDCGYFQALHYPCCHAIPCCAQLRLDWATYVDEVYSMSEVFKVYQISFAPCILEGLWPPYNRLTVILDPNMRRAREGRPRSTRIHNNIDVADTSRSKRYGLCRQPGHTRRGCPQRGSTSGI